The sequence ATAGGGAGATTTGCAGCGCGGGCACAAAGTGCGCACCAACCTCTGCGCGAGCACGCCGATCACCGATGACCCGATTAAAAACGGCTCGACACCCATATCCACCAGACGGGTAATTGCGCTTGGAGCTGTGTTGCAGTGAAGTGTTGAAAAGACCAGGTGGCCTGTCATGGCGGCTTGGAATGCGACTTCAGCGGTTTCGCCGTCTCGAATTTCTCCGACGAGGATAACGTCCGGGTCCTGACGCAGGATAGCCCTGAGCTGCGCTGCGAATGTCAGTCCGGCTCGCACATTGACTGCCGACTGATTGACGCCTTCGAGTTCGTATTCGATAGGGTCTTCGCAGGTCATAATGTTGGATTCTTCAGACTTGATGTGCATGAGTGCGGTGTAAAGAGTTGTGGTCTTGCCACTGCCGGTCGGTCCTGTGACCAGTATGATCCCATGGGGCTTTCTGATAAGACTCTCAAATGTTGCCCGTTCTTCTTCGGCAAAACCGAGCTTATCGACCGAAAACTGCTGCGCCGATTTGTCGAGCACACGCATGACAATTCTTTCGCCATATTGGACCGGCAGGGTAGAGATGCGCAGATCGATATTCTTGTTGTGAATCCTCAAGGCTATCCTGCCGTCCTGCGGCTTGCGCTTTTCGGCTATGTCAAGCTCGGACATGATCTTGATACGACTGATTACAGCGGGCTGAATGGCCTTCGGCAGATTGCGAATGTGCTGCAGAGCGCCATCTATCCGGTAACGAATCTCAAGATGGTTTGCTCTGGGCTCAAGGTGAATGTCGCTGGCATGCTGCTTAATAGCTTCCTGCAGAACAAGGTTCACGGTCTTGATTACGGGAGCCTGGCCGCTTTGTCTTCGCTCCTCGGCGATATCGTTTGTGATATCGTTCTCGTGGACCTGCACGTCAACACCTTCGACAGCTTCCTCGATAGACGCCGTGATATCATCTCCACTGGAACCGCCGTAGACCTGGTCCAATGTCGCCATGATGCGTGCCTCACTTGCTAGGAGAGGCTCGACACGCATGCGGCTGCTCCTGGCGACGGCATCTATCGCCTCGACATCCATGGGGTTGGACATTGCAACCGCAAGTTTGTCTTTCGACATACTGACCGGCACGAGAGCGTATGTGCGGGCAATCGCTTCGGGTACAAGCTGCGTTACCTCATTTGCTATTGGATATTCACCCAATTGGACATGAGGCATTTCGAGTTGAAGCGCGCGCGCCTCGGCTATGTCATCTTCCGAGGCTAAGCCCGCTTCGAGCAAAATTTGTCCCAGACGCTTGTAGCTCTGCTTTTGCCTGTTTAGGGCCCACTCGAGTTGGTCTGCAGTTAGCACGCCTGCCGCAACCAGCATATCGCCCAGCCGTGT is a genomic window of Armatimonadota bacterium containing:
- a CDS encoding ATPase, T2SS/T4P/T4SS family; its protein translation is MQSLPKTRLGDMLVAAGVLTADQLEWALNRQKQSYKRLGQILLEAGLASEDDIAEARALQLEMPHVQLGEYPIANEVTQLVPEAIARTYALVPVSMSKDKLAVAMSNPMDVEAIDAVARSSRMRVEPLLASEARIMATLDQVYGGSSGDDITASIEEAVEGVDVQVHENDITNDIAEERRQSGQAPVIKTVNLVLQEAIKQHASDIHLEPRANHLEIRYRIDGALQHIRNLPKAIQPAVISRIKIMSELDIAEKRKPQDGRIALRIHNKNIDLRISTLPVQYGERIVMRVLDKSAQQFSVDKLGFAEEERATFESLIRKPHGIILVTGPTGSGKTTTLYTALMHIKSEESNIMTCEDPIEYELEGVNQSAVNVRAGLTFAAQLRAILRQDPDVILVGEIRDGETAEVAFQAAMTGHLVFSTLHCNTAPSAITRLVDMGVEPFLIGSSVIGVLAQRLVRTLCPRCKSPYTPTIDELALLGMEEMDGQAEFYKPVGCPQCSMRGYAGRLAIFELMPVNEEMRRLTLHNPTADQVREVAIAAGMKPMKDHAVEKIMAGLTTIDEVRRKVFVEDE